In Notamacropus eugenii isolate mMacEug1 chromosome 1, mMacEug1.pri_v2, whole genome shotgun sequence, one genomic interval encodes:
- the C1H15orf61 gene encoding uncharacterized protein C15orf61 homolog codes for MDGKGGGAGARWLVVRKRSPQLLPRRQGRAAPGGGTPMELLRRAHEAALRLVLLLSPRGAASARHPKPRASEVLTQHLLQRRLPHWTSFCVPYSAVHNDQFGLSHFNWAVQGANYHVLRTGCFPFIKYHCSKAPWQDLGRQDQFFTALKVINLGIPTLLYGLGSWLFARVTETVHTSYGPVTVYFLNKEDEGAIY; via the exons ATGGACGGAAAGGGCGGGGGAGCCGGCGCTCGCTGGCTAGTTGTGCGCAAGCGCAGTCCTCAGCTTCTTCCCCGGAGGCAGGGGAGGGCGGCTCCCGGGGGAGGGACGCCCATGGAGTTATTGAGGCGGGCACACGAGGCCGCCCTGCGGCTGGTGCTGCTACTGAGCCCCCGGGGCGCTGCCTCGGCCCGACACCCCAAGCCCCGCGCCTCGGAGGTGCTAACCCAGCACCTGCTGCAGCGACGCCTGCCTCACTGGACCTCGTTCTGCGTCCCTTACAGCGCCGTGCACAACGACCAGTTTGGCCTCTCCCACTTCAACTGGGCGGTGCAGGGAGCCAACTACCACGTGCTGCGCACCGGCTGCTTCCCCTTCATCAAGTACCACTGTTCCAAGGCGCCCTGGCAGGACCTGGGCCGGCAGGACCAGTTCTTCACGGCGCTGAAAGTCATCAACCTCG GCATTCCAACTTTACTGTATGGACTTGGCTCCTGGTTATTCGCCAGAGTCACAGAGACTGTTCATACCAGTTATGGACCAGTAACAGTTTATTTTCTAAACAAAGAAGATGAAGGTGCCATATACTAA